One Salmo trutta chromosome 24, fSalTru1.1, whole genome shotgun sequence genomic region harbors:
- the LOC115160896 gene encoding ras-related protein Rab-5B, whose protein sequence is MATRGSGRPNGTLPQTKICQFKLVLLGDMAVGKSSLVLRFVKGQFDEFQETTIGAAFLAQSVCLDDTTVKFEIWDTAGQERYHSLAPMYYRGAQAAIVVFDITKPETFERAKAWVKELQRQASPNIVIALAGNKADLAEKRLVEYEEAQTYSEDTGLLFMETSAKTAMNVNELFLAIAKKMPKTDTQNPTHAARHRGVNLQDPEAHNTRSCCGGGGGN, encoded by the exons ATGGCTACCAGAGGGAGTGGCCGGCCCAATGGCACGCTGCCCCAGACCAAGATATGCCAGTTTAAACTGGTCCTACTGGGAGACATGGCAGTGGGAAAGTCCAGCCTAGTTCTGCGCTTCGTCAAGGGACAGTTTGATGAGTTCCAGGAGACCACCATCGGAG CTGCGTTCCTGGCCCAGTCTGTGTGTCTAGACGACACTACCGTGAAGTTTGAGATCTGGGACACAGCGGGACAGGAGCGTTACCACAGTCTGGCTCCCATGTACTACCGCGGGGCACAGGCTGCCATCGTGGTCTTTGACATCACCAAGCCG GAGACGTTTGAGCGGGCTAAAGCCTGGGTGAAGGAGCTACAGAGGCAGGCTAGCCCCAACATTGTCATCGCTCTGGCAGGCAACAAGGCGGACCTGGCTGAGAAGAGACTAGTGGAGTATGAG GAAGCCCAGACCTATTCTGAAGACACTGGACTTCTCTTCATGGAGACCTCTGCCAAGACTGCCATGAATGTCAACGAACTTTTCCTGGCCATTG CCAAAAAGATGCCCAAAACGGACACCCAGAATCCTACACATGCAGCGCGACACCggggagtgaacctacaggatccTGAAGCCCACAACACCCGATCctgctgtggaggaggaggagggaactaG